From Diceros bicornis minor isolate mBicDic1 chromosome 17, mDicBic1.mat.cur, whole genome shotgun sequence, the proteins below share one genomic window:
- the LOC131415629 gene encoding retinol dehydrogenase 16-like, which yields MWLYLAVLVGLYYLLRWYRERQVVSHLRDKYVFITGCDSGFGNQLARQLDQRGLRVLAACLTEKGARQLRDQMSDRLETVILDVTKTESIAAATQWVKEHTGDRGLWGLVNNAGIFMPTAPNEWLTKQDFMKILNVNLLGTIEVTLSLLPLVRRARGRVVNVSSVLGRVSFLGGGYCISKYGVEAFSDSLRRELSHFGVKVAIIEPGYFKTSMTRNERFSQGYQEVWDRASPEVKETYGEKMLASFMKSTEILEPSWSGKLSLVTDCMEHALTSCHPRTRYSAGWDAKLLYLPMSYMPSLLVDAVIYWSSPRPAKAL from the exons ATGTGGCTGTACCTGGCAGTCCTGGTGGGCCTGTACTACCTCCTGCGCTGGTACCGGGAGAGGCAGGTGGTGAGCCACCTCCGAGACAAGTACGTTTTCATCACGGGCTGTGACTCAGGCTTTGGGAACCAGCTGGCCAGGCAGCTGGACCAGCGAGGATTGAGGGTGCTGGCCGCGTGTCTGACGGAGAAGGGGGCAAGGCAGCTGAGGGACCAGATGTCAGACAGGTTGGAGACGGTGATCCTGGATGTCACCAAGACAGAGAGCATCGCTGCAGCCACCCAGTGGGTGAAGGAGCACACGGGGGACAGAG GACTGTGGGGCCTGGTGAATAACGCTGGCATCTTCATGCCCACGGCACCCAACGAGTGGCTGACCAAACAGGACTTCATGAAGATCCTCAACGTGAACCTATTGGGGACGATCGAGGTGACCCTGAGCCTGCTGCCGCTAGTGAGGAGGGCACGGGGCCGCGTGGTCAACGTCTCCAGCGTCTTGGGCCGGGTGTCCTTTCTTGGTGGGGGCTACTGTATCTCCAAGTATGGCGTCGAGGCATTCTCAGACTCCCTCAG GAGGGAGCTCTCCCACTTTGGGGTGAAGGTGGCCATTATTGAACCTGGTTACTTCAAGACCAGCATGACCAGGAATGAGAGGTTTTCTCAGGGCTACCAGGAGGTGTGGGATCGAGCCAGCCCAGAGGTCAAGGAGACCTATGGAGAAAAGATGTTGGCATCAT TCATGAAATCAACTGAAATTTTGGAGCCAAGTTGGTCTGGGAAACTGTCCTTGGTGACAGACTGCATGGAACATGCCCTGACCTCCTGCCACCCCCGCACCCGATACTCAGCTGGCTGGGATGCCAAGCTCCTCTACCTCCCCATGAGCTACATGCCCTCCCTCCTGGTGGACGCCGTGATCTACTGGAGCTCCCCAAGGCCCGCCAAGGCCCTGTAG
- the LOC131415903 gene encoding retinol dehydrogenase 16-like has translation MWLYLAVLVGLYYLLRWYRERQVVSHLRDKYVFITGCDSGFGNQLARQLDLRGLRVLAACLTEKGAEQLRDQTSDRLETVILDVTKTESIAAATQWVKEHTGDRGLWGLVNNAGIFMPTAPNEWLTKQDFMKILNVNLLGMIEVTLSLLPLVRRARGRVVNVSSVLGRVSFLGGGYCISKYGVEAFSDSLRRELSHFGVKVAIIEPGSFMTPMTMNERISQGFQEAWDRASPDVKEIYGEKFPASLTKSIEILKPKWPQNVSLVTDCMEHALTSCHPRTRYSAGWDTKLFYLPMSYMPSLLVDLMIYWSSPRPAKAL, from the exons ATGTGGCTGTACCTGGCAGTCCTGGTGGGCCTGTACTACCTCCTGCGCTGGTACCGGGAGAGGCAGGTGGTGAGCCACCTCCGAGACAAGTACGTCTTCATCACGGGCTGTGACTCGGGATTCGGAAACCAGCTGGCCAGGCAGCTGGACCTGCGAGGCTTGAGGGTGCTGGCCGCGTGTCTGACAGAAAAGGGTGCCGAGCAGCTGAGGGACCAGACGTCAGACAGGTTGGAGACGGTGATCCTGGATGTCACCAAGACAGAGAGCATTGCTGCAGCCACCCAGTGGGTGAAGGAGCACACGGGGGACAGAG GACTGTGGGGCCTGGTGAATAACGCTGGCATCTTCATGCCCACGGCACCCAACGAGTGGCTGACCAAACAGGACTTCATGAAGATTCTCAACGTGAACCTACTGGGGATGATCGAGGTGACCCTGAGCCTGCTGCCGCTAGTGAGGAGGGCACGGGGCCGCGTGGTCAACGTCTCCAGCGTCTTGGGCCGGGTGTCCTTTCTTGGTGGGGGCTACTGCATCTCCAAGTATGGCGTCGAGGCATTCTCAGACTCCCTCAG GAGGGAGCTCTCCCACTTTGGGGTGAAGGTGGCTATTATCGAGCCTGGTTCCTTCATGACACCCATGACGATGAATGAGAGGATTTCTCAGGGCTTCCAGGAGGCATGGGATCGAGCCAGCCCAGATGTCAAGGAGATCTATGGAGAGAAGTTCCCGGCATCCC TCACCAAATCAATTGAAATTTTGAAGCCAAAGTGGCCTCAGAATGTGTCGTTGGTGACGGACTGCATGGAACATGCCCTGACCTCTTGCCACCCCCGCACCCGATACTCAGCTGGCTGGGACACCAAGCTCTTCTACCTCCCAATGAGCTACATGCCTTCCCTCCTGGTGGACCTCATGATCTACTGGAGCTCCCCAAGGCCCGCCAAGGCCCTGTAG